From Erigeron canadensis isolate Cc75 chromosome 8, C_canadensis_v1, whole genome shotgun sequence, one genomic window encodes:
- the LOC122610290 gene encoding auxin response factor 9-like isoform X2, with product MEGNRRPAFVPPEDALYNELWNACAGPLVDVPRNGERVYYFPQGHMEQLEASTNQELNQRIPLFNLKPKILCRVVHIQLMAEQDTDEQSELSSPDQALVEPARPMVHSFCKVLTASDTSTHGGFSVLRKHANECLPSLDMTQPTPTQDLVARDLHGTEWRFKHIFRGQPRRHLLTTGWSTFVTNKRLVAGDSFVFLRGENGELCVGVRRQARQQSSMPPSVISSQSMHLGVLATASHAVATQTRFVVYYKPRTSQFIIGVNKYIEAVNNAFGVGMRFKMRFEGEDSPERRFAGTIVGVEDMSPQWEDSKWRSLRVQWDEPASIVRPERVSPWEIETFAAPAAMIIPQLAVLKTKRPRPPMEIPNLEPSSSTASAVWNPNVSHDSVQLSCNLEGQRGDNNNNGCLLRNQMEAGWLSSSPVKASRNMHGGDEPEDKKGQQSWSLHSTHSPRDLIKQTRDSNQGSKENKKSENVSSCRLFGFDLKIPAEGQTPSSLSAGISDHSKDFKEQGQLQVSPKEVQSKQTTSTRSRTKVQMQGIAVGRAVDLTVLKGYDELIDELEEMFEIKGQLRPRNEWEIVFTDDEGDMMLMGDDPWLEFCNMVKRILICSSQDVKKMKAASKLSSSTDNEVSGSLEAVEK from the exons ATGGAGGGTAATAGAAGACCTGCGTTTGTACCGCCTGAAG ATGCATTGTATAATGAGTTGTGGAATGCTTGTGCGGGCCCACTTGTTGATGTTCCCAGAAATGGTGAAAGGGTATATTATTTCCCCCAGGGTCATATGGAgcaa TTGGAAGCATCAACTAATCAAGAGTTAAATCAGAGGATTCCTTTGTTCAACTTAAAACCCAAGATTCTATGCCGTGTTGTTCATATTCAGCTAATG GCTGAACAAGATACCGACGAG CAAAGTGAGCTTTCAAGTCCCGATCAGGCCTTGGTTGAGCCTGCAAGGCCAATGGTTCATTCGTTTTGTAAAGTGTTAACGGCTTCAGATACGAGTACTCACGGCGGTTTCTCGGTGCTCCGTAAGCATGCAAACGAGTGTCTTCCGTCATTG GATATGACACAACCGACTCCTACTCAAGACTTGGTTGCACGGGATCTCCATGGCACCGAGTGGAGATTTAAGCATATCTTTAGAGGTCAACCAAGAAGGCATCTCCTTACCACAGGATGGAGTACTTTTGTTACTAATAAGAGATTAGTGGCCGGTGATTCATTTGTTTTCCTTag GGGAGAGAATGGTGAGTTATGTGTTGGAGTTAGACGTCAAGCTCGTCAACAAAGTTCTATGCCGCCTTCAGTCATTTCTAGCCAGAGTATGCATTTAGGAGTGCTTGCAACTGCATCACATGCCGTAGCTACTCAAACACGGTTTGTGGTTTACTACAAACCAAG GACAAGTCAATTCATCATTGGCGTGAACAAGTACATAGAAGCAGTAAACAATGCGTTTGGTGTCGGCATGAGGTTTAAAATGCGGTTTGAGGGTGAGGATTCTCCTGAAAGAAG GTTTGCAGGGACAATAGTCGGAGTTGAGGACATGTCTCCTCAGTGGGAAGATTCTAAGTGGCGTTCGTTGAGG GTCCAATGGGACGAGCCTGCATCAATTGTAAGACCAGAGAGGGTTTCCCCGTGGGAGATCGAGACTTTTGCAGCCCCCGCTGCAATGATTATACCTCAACTGGCTGTCCTCAAAACCAAAAGGCCCAGGCCTCCTATGGAGATCCCTAATCTTG AACCTTCCAGTTCTACTGCATCAGCTGTCTGGAACCCTAATGTGTCACATGATTCAGTCCAGTTAAGTTGTAATCTTGAAGGACAGAGAGgcgataataataacaatggcTGTCTTCTAAGAAACCAAATGGAAGCTGGTTGGTTATCATCTTCCCCTGTAAAAGCTTCGAGAAACATGCATGGAGGAGATGAACCAGAAGATAAGAAGGGTCAACAATCTTGGTCTTTGCATTCAACTCACTCACCCCGGGATTTGATCAAACAGACCAGAGATTCAAATCAAGGCTCAAAAGAGAACAAGAAATCTGAAAATGTTTCTAGTTGTCGGTTATTTGGTTTTGACTTGAAGATCCCTGCCGAAGGACAGACACCAAGCTCATTATCTGCTGGAATTTCAGACCATTCGAAGGATTTTAAAGAACAAGGGCAGTTACAAGTATCACCAAAAGAGGTTCAAAGCAAGCAAACCACTTCTACACGAAGTCGTACCAAG GTTCAAATGCAAGGCATAGCAGTGGGTCGTGCAGTGGACTTGACTGTGTTAAAAGGGTATGATGAGCTCATTGATGAATTGGAAGAGATGTTTGAGATTAAGGGACAGCTACGCCCACGGAATGAATGGGAGATCGTGTTTACCGATGATGAAGGAGATATGATGCTCATGGGGGATGATCCATGGCT GGAGTTCTGTAACATGGTGAAACGGATATTGATATGCTCAAGTCAAGACGTGAAGAAAATGAAAGCTGCAAGTAAGCTTTCATCATCGACAGACAATGAGGTGTCGGGTAGCTTGGAAGCTGTTGAGAAGTGA
- the LOC122610290 gene encoding auxin response factor 18-like isoform X1 gives MEGNRRPAFVPPEDALYNELWNACAGPLVDVPRNGERVYYFPQGHMEQLEASTNQELNQRIPLFNLKPKILCRVVHIQLMAEQDTDEVYAQITLLPEADQSELSSPDQALVEPARPMVHSFCKVLTASDTSTHGGFSVLRKHANECLPSLDMTQPTPTQDLVARDLHGTEWRFKHIFRGQPRRHLLTTGWSTFVTNKRLVAGDSFVFLRGENGELCVGVRRQARQQSSMPPSVISSQSMHLGVLATASHAVATQTRFVVYYKPRTSQFIIGVNKYIEAVNNAFGVGMRFKMRFEGEDSPERRFAGTIVGVEDMSPQWEDSKWRSLRVQWDEPASIVRPERVSPWEIETFAAPAAMIIPQLAVLKTKRPRPPMEIPNLEPSSSTASAVWNPNVSHDSVQLSCNLEGQRGDNNNNGCLLRNQMEAGWLSSSPVKASRNMHGGDEPEDKKGQQSWSLHSTHSPRDLIKQTRDSNQGSKENKKSENVSSCRLFGFDLKIPAEGQTPSSLSAGISDHSKDFKEQGQLQVSPKEVQSKQTTSTRSRTKVQMQGIAVGRAVDLTVLKGYDELIDELEEMFEIKGQLRPRNEWEIVFTDDEGDMMLMGDDPWLEFCNMVKRILICSSQDVKKMKAASKLSSSTDNEVSGSLEAVEK, from the exons ATGGAGGGTAATAGAAGACCTGCGTTTGTACCGCCTGAAG ATGCATTGTATAATGAGTTGTGGAATGCTTGTGCGGGCCCACTTGTTGATGTTCCCAGAAATGGTGAAAGGGTATATTATTTCCCCCAGGGTCATATGGAgcaa TTGGAAGCATCAACTAATCAAGAGTTAAATCAGAGGATTCCTTTGTTCAACTTAAAACCCAAGATTCTATGCCGTGTTGTTCATATTCAGCTAATG GCTGAACAAGATACCGACGAGGTCTATGCGCAAATCACTTTACTTCCTGAGGCAGAT CAAAGTGAGCTTTCAAGTCCCGATCAGGCCTTGGTTGAGCCTGCAAGGCCAATGGTTCATTCGTTTTGTAAAGTGTTAACGGCTTCAGATACGAGTACTCACGGCGGTTTCTCGGTGCTCCGTAAGCATGCAAACGAGTGTCTTCCGTCATTG GATATGACACAACCGACTCCTACTCAAGACTTGGTTGCACGGGATCTCCATGGCACCGAGTGGAGATTTAAGCATATCTTTAGAGGTCAACCAAGAAGGCATCTCCTTACCACAGGATGGAGTACTTTTGTTACTAATAAGAGATTAGTGGCCGGTGATTCATTTGTTTTCCTTag GGGAGAGAATGGTGAGTTATGTGTTGGAGTTAGACGTCAAGCTCGTCAACAAAGTTCTATGCCGCCTTCAGTCATTTCTAGCCAGAGTATGCATTTAGGAGTGCTTGCAACTGCATCACATGCCGTAGCTACTCAAACACGGTTTGTGGTTTACTACAAACCAAG GACAAGTCAATTCATCATTGGCGTGAACAAGTACATAGAAGCAGTAAACAATGCGTTTGGTGTCGGCATGAGGTTTAAAATGCGGTTTGAGGGTGAGGATTCTCCTGAAAGAAG GTTTGCAGGGACAATAGTCGGAGTTGAGGACATGTCTCCTCAGTGGGAAGATTCTAAGTGGCGTTCGTTGAGG GTCCAATGGGACGAGCCTGCATCAATTGTAAGACCAGAGAGGGTTTCCCCGTGGGAGATCGAGACTTTTGCAGCCCCCGCTGCAATGATTATACCTCAACTGGCTGTCCTCAAAACCAAAAGGCCCAGGCCTCCTATGGAGATCCCTAATCTTG AACCTTCCAGTTCTACTGCATCAGCTGTCTGGAACCCTAATGTGTCACATGATTCAGTCCAGTTAAGTTGTAATCTTGAAGGACAGAGAGgcgataataataacaatggcTGTCTTCTAAGAAACCAAATGGAAGCTGGTTGGTTATCATCTTCCCCTGTAAAAGCTTCGAGAAACATGCATGGAGGAGATGAACCAGAAGATAAGAAGGGTCAACAATCTTGGTCTTTGCATTCAACTCACTCACCCCGGGATTTGATCAAACAGACCAGAGATTCAAATCAAGGCTCAAAAGAGAACAAGAAATCTGAAAATGTTTCTAGTTGTCGGTTATTTGGTTTTGACTTGAAGATCCCTGCCGAAGGACAGACACCAAGCTCATTATCTGCTGGAATTTCAGACCATTCGAAGGATTTTAAAGAACAAGGGCAGTTACAAGTATCACCAAAAGAGGTTCAAAGCAAGCAAACCACTTCTACACGAAGTCGTACCAAG GTTCAAATGCAAGGCATAGCAGTGGGTCGTGCAGTGGACTTGACTGTGTTAAAAGGGTATGATGAGCTCATTGATGAATTGGAAGAGATGTTTGAGATTAAGGGACAGCTACGCCCACGGAATGAATGGGAGATCGTGTTTACCGATGATGAAGGAGATATGATGCTCATGGGGGATGATCCATGGCT GGAGTTCTGTAACATGGTGAAACGGATATTGATATGCTCAAGTCAAGACGTGAAGAAAATGAAAGCTGCAAGTAAGCTTTCATCATCGACAGACAATGAGGTGTCGGGTAGCTTGGAAGCTGTTGAGAAGTGA
- the LOC122578207 gene encoding B2 protein-like has protein sequence MENNNESSFWQFSDQLRVQSNNLSNLSLNDSIWSNSYVSKRPEKDRRNFDIRVGGGVTNPAAGNINSGPSANTNFNGFNFDWKIGSSGVFGSSNQNLNPVGDFGINGGFNKGIYTKPSLNIDQNLNQSFKQNYNQISNSKVVNGKNGDDKQGNNFGSKHGKNKKNSNNNNNNGEKDGSKNSVDKRFKTLPPSESLPRNETVGGYIFVCNNDTMQENLQRQLFGLPPRYRDSVRQITPGLPLFLYNYSTHQLHGVFEAASFGGTNIDPLAWEDKKNQGESRFPAQVRVLTRNVYEPLEEDSFRPILHHYDGPKFRLELNIPEAISLLDIFEEKKN, from the exons ATGGAGAACAACAATGAATCATCTTTTTGGCAATTCAGTGATCAACTTCGTGTGCAAAGCAACAATCTTTCAAATCTTTCTCTTAACGATTCAATTTGGAGCAATTCCTACGTGTCAAAACGGCCGGAAAAAGATCGCCGGAATTTTGACATCCGTGTCGGCGGTGGCGTCACGAATCCCGCAGCTGGAAACATCAATTCAGGCCCGTCAGCAAATACAAACTTTAATGGGTTCAACTTTGATTGGAAGATCGGGTCATCTGGTGTATTCGGGTCAAGTAATCAAAACCTAAACCCGGTTGGCGATTTTGGGATTAATGGTGGATTTAATAAAGGGATTTATACAAAACCCAGTTTGAATATTGATCAAAATCTTAATCAAAGTTTTAAACAGAATTATAATCAGATCAGTAACAGTAAAGTGGTAAATGGTAAAAATGGAGATGATAAACAAGGTAATAATTTTGGAAGTAAGCATGGGAAGAATAAAAAGaacagtaataataataataataatggtgaaAAAGATGGCAGTAAAAACAGTGTGGATAAGAGGTTCAAGACATTGCCACCTTCAGAATCTTTGCCTAGAAATGAAACTGTTGGTGGTTACATTTTTGTTTGCAACAATGACACTATGCAAGAAAATCTTCAAAGGCAGCTCTTTG GTTTACCACCTCGTTATCGCGACTCAGTGAGGCAAATCACACCTGGTTTACCTCTTTTTCTCTACAATTATTCGACTCACCAACTTCATGGAGTTTTTGAG GCTGCAAGCTTTGGGGGTACTAACATTGATCCATTGGCCTGGGAGGACAAGAAAAACCAAGGCGAATCTCGCTTTCCTGCTCAG GTGCGAGTCTTGACAAGGAACGTTTACGAGCCATTAGAAGAGGACTCTTTCAGGCCAATACTTCACCATTATGATGGGCCTAAGTTCCGCCTTGAGCTCAACATTCCTGAG GCTATCTCACTTTTGGACATATTTGAAGAGAAGAAAAACTAA